One Kineococcus aurantiacus genomic window carries:
- a CDS encoding GntR family transcriptional regulator: protein MDTALPAAERVYAHVKHAILDRTLPGGQLLTEGDIAERVGVSRTPVREGLLKLQSEGLVQLIPKRGALVVPVSPQEVEDVLEARELVEVHTARRAWPARRELTHRLTPHLLAMRRAAAAGDAWAFSAADRAFHAEVVRAAGNDVLSALHDSLRDRQMRMGVAGVAGSPERTAAALAEHEELRAALGRDDEDGWVDLVRRHVRRAGERLRAVRA from the coding sequence ATGGACACTGCGCTCCCCGCTGCTGAGCGGGTCTACGCCCACGTCAAGCACGCCATCCTCGACCGCACCCTGCCCGGCGGGCAGCTGCTGACCGAGGGCGACATCGCCGAACGCGTCGGCGTCTCGCGCACCCCCGTGCGCGAGGGCCTGCTCAAGCTGCAGTCCGAGGGGCTCGTGCAGCTCATCCCCAAGCGCGGCGCCCTCGTCGTCCCCGTCTCCCCGCAGGAGGTCGAGGACGTGCTGGAGGCCCGCGAGCTCGTCGAGGTCCACACCGCCCGCCGCGCCTGGCCCGCGCGCCGCGAACTCACCCACCGGCTCACCCCGCACCTGCTCGCCATGCGCCGCGCCGCCGCGGCCGGTGACGCCTGGGCCTTCTCGGCGGCCGACCGCGCCTTCCACGCCGAGGTCGTCCGCGCCGCCGGCAACGACGTCCTGTCCGCCCTGCACGACTCCCTGCGCGACCGGCAGATGCGCATGGGCGTGGCCGGCGTGGCCGGGTCCCCCGAGCGGACCGCGGCCGCGCTCGCCGAGCACGAGGAGCTGCGCGCCGCGCTGGGCCGCGACGACGAGGACGGCTGGGTCGACCTCGTGCGCCGGCACGTTCGCCGCGCCGGTGAGCGGCTGCGGGCGGTGCGCGCGTGA
- a CDS encoding aldo/keto reductase, with protein sequence MEHRTLGNSGTSVSNLALGTMTFGSESDRDVAFEQLDTFLAAGGTLVDTADVYSGGVSEEIIGAWLADRPTDVTERVVLATKGRFPTSPEPNGVGLSRRHLTRALDASLRRLGVDAVDLYQVHAWDPWTPIEETLATLDSFVRAGKVHHVGLSNFTGWQLQKAVDVADAGGFSPPVTLQPQYNLLVREIEWEIVPAAEENGLGLLPWSPLGGGWLSGKYTRDQAPTGATRLGENPERGVEAYARRNAQQRTWAVVAAVQDVAQARGVPMAQVALAWLAAQPAVSSVILGARTTAQLVENLGAADLELEAAELAALDEASDPEPADYPYGGPGSTQRSRKLTGGR encoded by the coding sequence ATGGAGCACAGAACCCTGGGCAACAGCGGGACGTCGGTGTCGAACCTCGCGCTCGGCACCATGACCTTCGGCAGCGAGAGCGACCGCGACGTCGCCTTCGAGCAGCTCGACACCTTCCTGGCCGCCGGCGGCACCCTCGTGGACACCGCCGACGTCTACTCCGGCGGCGTCTCGGAGGAGATCATCGGCGCCTGGCTGGCCGACCGGCCCACCGACGTCACCGAACGCGTCGTCCTGGCCACCAAGGGCCGTTTCCCCACCTCGCCCGAACCGAACGGGGTGGGCCTGTCCCGCCGCCACCTCACGCGCGCGCTCGACGCGTCGCTGCGCCGGCTGGGGGTGGACGCCGTCGACCTGTACCAGGTGCACGCCTGGGACCCGTGGACGCCGATCGAGGAGACCCTCGCGACGCTGGACTCCTTCGTCCGCGCCGGCAAGGTCCACCACGTCGGCCTGTCCAACTTCACGGGGTGGCAGTTGCAGAAGGCCGTCGACGTGGCCGACGCGGGAGGTTTCTCCCCGCCGGTGACGCTGCAGCCGCAGTACAACCTGCTGGTCCGCGAGATCGAGTGGGAGATCGTGCCGGCCGCGGAGGAGAACGGCCTGGGCCTGCTGCCGTGGTCCCCGCTGGGCGGGGGCTGGCTGTCGGGCAAGTACACCCGGGACCAGGCCCCGACGGGGGCGACCCGGCTGGGCGAGAACCCCGAGCGCGGCGTCGAGGCCTACGCGCGGCGGAACGCCCAGCAGCGCACCTGGGCCGTCGTGGCGGCCGTCCAGGACGTCGCCCAGGCCCGCGGGGTGCCGATGGCGCAGGTCGCGCTGGCTTGGCTGGCCGCGCAACCGGCCGTGAGCTCGGTCATCCTCGGCGCCCGCACCACCGCCCAGCTGGTGGAGAACCTCGGGGCGGCCGACCTGGAGCTCGAGGCCGCCGAGCTCGCCGCTCTCGACGAGGCCAGCGACCCCGAACCCGCCGACTACCCCTACGGCGGGCCGGGGTCGACCCAGCGGTCCCGGAAGCTCACCGGGGGCCGCTGA
- a CDS encoding MsnO8 family LLM class oxidoreductase — translation MSPVPLSVLDLSPVLSGRPPSAALRASVDLARAAERAGYHRYWVAEHHNSPAVVSAPAVLVATIAAATTTLRVGAGGVMLPNHSPLQVAETFRSLEALHPGRVDLGIGRAPGTDGRTALALRGSREALVRDDFEDRLAELRGHVDGFEPGHPFAGVVAQPTDVPLPPVWLLGSSDHGARVAAALGTGYAYAGHFGTLDPVPLLRAYRAGFAPSRWRSQPHAVLAVSVVVAPTAQRAAELAHAATLATVRLRLGAAGPLPTPEEAAAHRWTLAERNAAGRLEPRPVVGTAGQVVPVLADLVDRSGADELMVLTQVHDPAERALSYELLAREWSLRAVA, via the coding sequence GTGAGTCCCGTGCCCCTGTCCGTCCTCGACCTCTCGCCCGTGCTCTCGGGGCGGCCGCCGTCGGCGGCGCTGCGGGCCAGCGTCGACCTGGCCCGCGCCGCCGAGCGCGCCGGCTACCACCGCTACTGGGTCGCCGAGCACCACAACTCCCCCGCGGTCGTCTCGGCCCCCGCCGTCCTCGTCGCGACGATCGCCGCGGCGACCACGACGCTGCGGGTCGGCGCCGGCGGGGTCATGCTGCCCAACCACTCCCCGCTGCAGGTGGCCGAGACGTTCCGGTCGCTGGAGGCGCTGCACCCCGGGCGGGTCGACCTGGGGATCGGCCGCGCGCCCGGCACCGACGGGCGCACCGCGCTGGCCCTGCGGGGCTCGCGCGAGGCCCTCGTGCGCGACGACTTCGAGGACCGGCTCGCCGAGCTGCGCGGCCACGTCGACGGCTTCGAGCCGGGGCACCCCTTCGCGGGCGTCGTCGCCCAGCCCACCGACGTGCCGCTGCCGCCGGTGTGGCTGCTGGGGTCCAGCGACCACGGCGCGCGGGTCGCCGCCGCGCTGGGGACCGGGTACGCCTACGCGGGCCACTTCGGGACCCTGGACCCGGTGCCGCTCCTGCGGGCCTACCGGGCCGGTTTCGCGCCGTCGCGGTGGCGGTCGCAGCCGCACGCCGTCCTGGCCGTGTCGGTCGTCGTGGCGCCCACCGCGCAGCGGGCCGCCGAGCTCGCCCACGCCGCGACGCTGGCGACCGTGCGGCTGCGGCTGGGGGCCGCGGGTCCGCTGCCGACCCCGGAGGAGGCCGCGGCCCACCGGTGGACCCTGGCCGAGCGCAACGCGGCCGGCCGGCTGGAGCCGCGTCCCGTCGTGGGCACCGCCGGCCAGGTCGTCCCGGTGCTGGCCGACCTCGTCGACCGCAGCGGGGCCGACGAGCTCATGGTGCTCACCCAGGTGCACGACCCGGCCGAGCGGGCCCTGTCGTACGAGCTGCTCGCCCGGGAGTGGTCGCTGCGCGCGGTGGCTTGA
- a CDS encoding ABC transporter ATP-binding protein, translating into MCRSSRLVSSTVPSSRPQAPVPAGGWLRRLAGHCARHPRDLVLSFGAAVVAYVVTALLPLVVRHVVDDVIGTPGASLWPWAALLVAAGLLVYALGFVRRFTAGRLSLDVQFDLRNEVHAAVQRMDGRQLDGLSTGQVVSRSISDVQLVQGLLAWLPNVTGSAVLFVVSLVVMAVLSPPLTLVALAIGPALFWIAWRSRRDLFPANFAAQARAAEVAAHVEAAVTGVRVVKGFGQEAAELRRLEGVVQDLFTERMRVVRYNARYGPALQAVPALGQVGVLLFGGWLALTGHLTVGTFLAFSTYLGSLVAPVRQLAGLLTMGQQARAGVERVLQVVDTAPRILAPDRRPSAHLPQGPLSVEFAGVGFGFAPDRPVLDGVDLSIPAGGTLALVGTAGSGKSTLTGLLARFHDVGTGAVRVGGVDVRDLDPEELRRAVGMVFEETFLFSDTVRANVAYSVPTATDEQVRAALRTAAAEGFVDALDDGWDSLVGEQGLTLSGGQRQRIGLARALLARPRVLVLDDATSAVDPTVEQRILTALADEREPGQTVLLVAHRRSTLRLADRVVVLDEGRVVDAGTEAELSERCAVFRRLFDPDAAGAAPVPERVPHATRPVPAPRRGGRTAAAAAVDAGLPVSADLLRRIEALPATGDVPDVDVAAAERPDPSFGLGSLLRPFRWALAAGMLLVAGDALAQLFLPQLVRDGLDDGVAREDLHALGVASAVAAAVVVLDWLVTRGQGRVTGRTGERLLFSLRLKTFAQLQRLGLDYYEREQAGRIMTRMTTDVDALSQFLQSGVAQSLVSLLSLVGVFVAMFVLEPELALVVVGVLPVLVVATLLFRSRSRPAYTEARERVSAVNVQFQESVAGVRVTQAFVRTREDTERFRARGWAYRQARLRAQRYIATYFPFVQFLNEATAALVLVTGGLMVRDGRISVGVLVAFLLYVDLFFTPVQQLSQVFDGYQQAAVGLRRLRDLLRTPTTVPAAAHPAPVDRLAGDLRFEGVDFHYGGSARPALSGLDLHVRAGETVALVGETGAGKSTVVKLVARFYDPTGGRVLVDGRDLRDLDLEGFRQRLGVVPQEAYLFDGTVAQAIAYARPGASPEQVRAAAVAVGADAAIAALPGGYGFVVGERGRNLSTGQRQLVALARAELVDPDVLLLDEATAALDPAAEAAIAAASDAAASRRTTIVVAHRLSTAARADRIVVLDRGRVVEEGTHAELLDRGGYYARLWASFVAGRASAA; encoded by the coding sequence ATGTGTCGCAGCTCGCGGTTAGTGTCGTCAACCGTGCCCTCGTCACGTCCCCAGGCCCCCGTCCCGGCCGGGGGGTGGCTGCGCCGGCTCGCCGGTCACTGCGCACGGCACCCCCGGGACCTCGTCCTGTCCTTCGGCGCCGCCGTCGTCGCCTACGTCGTCACCGCCCTCCTGCCGCTGGTCGTCCGGCACGTCGTCGACGACGTCATCGGCACGCCCGGCGCGTCCCTGTGGCCGTGGGCCGCGCTGCTGGTCGCGGCGGGCCTGCTCGTCTACGCCCTCGGCTTCGTCCGCCGGTTCACCGCCGGGAGGCTGTCCCTCGACGTCCAGTTCGACCTGCGCAACGAGGTCCACGCCGCCGTCCAGCGCATGGACGGCCGCCAGCTCGACGGCCTGTCCACCGGCCAGGTCGTCAGCCGCTCCATCAGCGACGTCCAGCTCGTCCAGGGCCTGCTGGCCTGGCTGCCCAACGTCACCGGCAGCGCCGTCCTGTTCGTGGTCTCCCTCGTCGTCATGGCCGTGCTGTCGCCGCCGCTGACGCTGGTGGCGCTGGCGATCGGCCCGGCGCTGTTCTGGATCGCCTGGCGCAGCCGGCGGGACCTGTTCCCCGCGAACTTCGCCGCGCAGGCGCGCGCGGCCGAGGTCGCCGCGCACGTCGAGGCCGCCGTCACCGGCGTCCGGGTGGTCAAGGGGTTCGGCCAGGAGGCCGCCGAGCTGCGCCGCCTCGAGGGCGTCGTGCAGGACCTGTTCACCGAGCGGATGCGCGTGGTGCGGTACAACGCCCGCTACGGGCCCGCGCTGCAGGCCGTCCCGGCGCTGGGGCAGGTGGGGGTCCTGCTGTTCGGCGGGTGGCTGGCGCTGACCGGGCACCTGACGGTCGGCACCTTCCTGGCCTTCTCCACCTACCTGGGCAGCCTCGTGGCGCCCGTCCGGCAGCTGGCCGGTCTGCTGACGATGGGTCAGCAGGCCCGGGCCGGGGTCGAGCGGGTCCTGCAGGTGGTCGACACCGCCCCGCGGATCCTGGCCCCGGACCGCCGCCCGAGCGCCCACCTGCCGCAGGGGCCGCTGTCGGTCGAGTTCGCCGGGGTGGGTTTCGGGTTCGCCCCGGACCGGCCGGTGCTCGACGGCGTCGACCTGTCGATCCCCGCCGGCGGCACCCTGGCCCTGGTCGGCACGGCCGGGTCGGGCAAGTCGACGCTGACGGGGCTGCTGGCCCGCTTCCACGACGTCGGCACCGGCGCGGTGCGCGTGGGGGGCGTCGACGTGCGCGACCTGGACCCCGAGGAGCTGCGCCGCGCCGTCGGGATGGTCTTCGAGGAGACGTTCCTGTTCTCCGACACCGTGCGCGCCAATGTCGCCTACTCGGTCCCCACGGCCACCGACGAGCAGGTCCGCGCGGCGCTGCGCACGGCGGCCGCCGAGGGGTTCGTCGACGCCCTCGACGACGGCTGGGACTCCCTGGTCGGTGAGCAGGGCCTGACGCTGTCCGGCGGGCAGCGCCAGCGCATCGGCCTGGCCCGGGCGCTGCTGGCGCGCCCGCGCGTCCTCGTCCTGGACGACGCCACCTCGGCGGTCGACCCGACGGTGGAGCAGCGGATCCTCACCGCCCTGGCCGACGAGCGCGAGCCCGGGCAGACGGTCCTGCTCGTCGCCCACCGGCGCTCCACGCTGCGGCTGGCCGACCGCGTCGTCGTGCTCGACGAGGGCCGTGTCGTCGACGCCGGGACGGAGGCCGAGCTCAGCGAGCGCTGCGCGGTGTTCCGCCGGCTGTTCGACCCGGACGCGGCGGGCGCCGCGCCCGTCCCCGAGCGCGTCCCGCACGCCACCCGCCCCGTCCCGGCCCCGCGCCGGGGCGGGCGGACCGCGGCCGCGGCCGCCGTGGACGCGGGGCTGCCCGTCTCGGCCGACCTGCTGCGTCGCATCGAGGCGCTGCCGGCCACCGGCGACGTGCCCGACGTGGACGTCGCGGCGGCCGAGCGGCCCGACCCGTCCTTCGGGCTCGGGTCGCTGCTGCGCCCGTTCCGCTGGGCGCTGGCGGCGGGGATGCTGCTGGTCGCCGGGGACGCCCTGGCCCAGCTGTTCCTGCCGCAGCTGGTCCGCGACGGCCTCGACGACGGCGTCGCGCGCGAGGACCTGCACGCCCTGGGCGTGGCCTCGGCGGTCGCCGCCGCCGTCGTGGTCCTGGACTGGCTCGTGACCCGGGGGCAGGGCCGCGTCACCGGCCGCACCGGGGAGCGGCTGCTGTTCAGCCTGCGCCTGAAGACGTTCGCGCAGCTGCAGCGCCTCGGGCTGGACTACTACGAGCGTGAGCAGGCCGGCCGGATCATGACCCGGATGACGACCGACGTCGACGCGCTGTCGCAGTTCCTGCAGAGCGGGGTGGCCCAGAGCCTCGTCAGCCTGCTCTCCCTCGTGGGCGTGTTCGTCGCGATGTTCGTGCTGGAACCGGAGCTGGCGCTGGTGGTGGTGGGCGTCCTGCCGGTCCTGGTGGTGGCGACGCTGCTGTTCCGGTCCCGTTCCCGCCCGGCGTACACCGAGGCCCGCGAGCGCGTCAGCGCCGTCAACGTGCAGTTCCAGGAGTCCGTCGCCGGCGTCCGGGTGACGCAGGCGTTCGTGCGCACGCGCGAGGACACCGAGCGGTTCCGGGCCAGGGGGTGGGCCTACCGGCAGGCCCGGCTGCGCGCCCAGCGGTACATCGCGACGTACTTCCCGTTCGTGCAGTTCCTCAACGAGGCCACGGCCGCCCTGGTCCTGGTGACCGGCGGCCTCATGGTCCGCGACGGGCGCATCTCGGTGGGGGTGCTCGTGGCGTTCCTGCTGTACGTCGACCTGTTCTTCACCCCGGTGCAGCAGCTGTCGCAGGTCTTCGACGGCTACCAGCAGGCCGCGGTCGGGTTGCGCCGCCTGCGCGACCTGCTGCGCACCCCGACGACCGTGCCGGCCGCGGCGCACCCCGCGCCGGTGGACCGGCTGGCCGGTGACCTGCGGTTCGAGGGCGTCGACTTCCACTACGGGGGCAGCGCGCGCCCGGCGCTGTCCGGGCTGGACCTGCACGTGCGGGCGGGGGAGACGGTGGCGCTGGTGGGGGAGACCGGCGCGGGGAAGTCGACGGTGGTCAAGCTCGTCGCGCGGTTCTACGACCCGACCGGCGGGCGGGTGCTCGTCGACGGCCGGGACCTGCGGGACCTGGACCTGGAGGGGTTCCGGCAGCGGCTGGGCGTCGTCCCGCAGGAGGCGTACCTGTTCGACGGGACGGTGGCGCAGGCCATCGCCTACGCCCGCCCGGGCGCGAGCCCGGAGCAGGTGCGGGCCGCGGCCGTCGCGGTCGGGGCGGACGCGGCCATCGCCGCGCTGCCGGGCGGGTACGGGTTCGTCGTCGGCGAGCGCGGCCGGAACCTGTCCACGGGTCAGCGCCAGCTCGTCGCCCTGGCCCGCGCCGAGCTCGTCGACCCCGACGTGCTGCTGCTCGACGAGGCGACCGCGGCTCTCGACCCGGCCGCCGAGGCGGCGATCGCCGCGGCCAGCGACGCCGCCGCGAGCCGGCGCACGACGATCGTCGTGGCGCACCGGCTGTCCACCGCGGCCCGCGCCGACCGGATCGTCGTCCTGGACCGCGGCCGGGTCGTGGAGGAGGGCACCCACGCCGAGCTGCTGGACCGGGGCGGGTACTACGCCCGGTTGTGGGCCTCCTTCGTGGCGGGCCGGGCCTCGGCGGCCTGA
- a CDS encoding metallophosphoesterase family protein, with protein sequence MSRVVVVSDTHLPARAKDLPAPVWAAVEAADVVVHAGDWCDAATVLALRERSGRLVGVAGNNDGADVRAHLDEFATFTLDGVRFGVVHETGDKAGRERRCDSAYAQDLDVLLFGHSHIPWDTTTPRGLRLLNPGSPTDRRRQPTGTWMEFTVRDGTLSPVELHRVPPRPVSRGRAARQR encoded by the coding sequence CGGGCGAAGGACCTGCCCGCGCCGGTGTGGGCGGCGGTCGAGGCGGCCGACGTCGTCGTGCACGCGGGGGACTGGTGCGACGCGGCGACCGTGCTGGCCCTGCGGGAGCGCTCGGGGCGGCTCGTGGGCGTCGCCGGCAACAACGACGGCGCCGACGTCCGGGCGCACCTGGACGAGTTCGCGACGTTCACCCTCGACGGGGTCCGGTTCGGGGTCGTCCACGAGACCGGGGACAAGGCCGGCCGGGAACGGCGCTGCGACAGCGCCTACGCGCAGGACCTCGACGTGCTCCTGTTCGGCCACAGCCACATCCCCTGGGACACGACGACACCGCGCGGCCTGCGGCTGCTCAACCCCGGCTCACCCACCGACCGGCGGCGCCAGCCGACCGGGACGTGGATGGAGTTCACCGTTCGTGACGGGACCCTGTCGCCGGTTGAGCTGCACCGCGTCCCGCCTCGGCCGGTGTCCCGGGGCCGGGCGGCGCGTCAGAGGTAG
- a CDS encoding UdgX family uracil-DNA binding protein (This protein belongs to the uracil DNA glycosylase superfamily, members of which act in excision repair of DNA. However, it belongs more specifically to UdgX branch, whose founding member was found to bind uracil in DNA (where it does not belong), without cleaving it, appears to promote DNA repair by a pathway involving RecA, rather than base excision.) produces MSTERPGAAGFVPEGADLEQLRQAAPACRGCELWEPATQVVFSAGAPDGRLALVGEQPGDQEDRRGVPFVGPAGRLLQKAVAEAGIDVATTYVTNAVKHFRFTQKDPGSRRIHASPDVGHVNACRPWLAAELAVVNPDVIVCLGATAAKALLPKDFRVTKHRGQLIVQTTSRGEKTFMGTIHPSAVLRVPEADRDAAYAGLVADLRTAAAALG; encoded by the coding sequence GTGAGCACCGAACGTCCCGGCGCGGCCGGGTTCGTCCCCGAGGGCGCCGACCTGGAGCAGCTGCGGCAGGCCGCCCCGGCGTGCCGCGGCTGCGAGCTGTGGGAACCGGCGACGCAGGTCGTGTTCTCCGCCGGGGCTCCCGACGGCCGGCTGGCGCTGGTGGGGGAGCAGCCGGGGGACCAGGAGGACCGGCGCGGGGTGCCCTTCGTGGGCCCGGCGGGCCGGTTGCTGCAGAAGGCCGTGGCCGAGGCCGGGATCGACGTGGCGACCACGTACGTGACGAACGCCGTCAAGCACTTCCGGTTCACGCAGAAGGACCCCGGCAGCCGCCGCATCCACGCCTCGCCGGACGTCGGCCACGTCAACGCCTGCCGGCCGTGGCTGGCCGCCGAGCTGGCGGTGGTCAACCCCGACGTCATCGTGTGCCTCGGGGCGACGGCCGCCAAGGCGCTGCTGCCCAAGGACTTCCGGGTGACCAAGCACCGCGGTCAGCTGATCGTGCAGACCACGTCCCGGGGGGAGAAGACCTTCATGGGCACGATCCACCCCTCGGCGGTGCTGCGGGTGCCCGAGGCCGACCGCGACGCGGCGTACGCCGGCCTGGTCGCCGACCTGCGGACGGCGGCGGCCGCCCTGGGCTGA
- a CDS encoding YihY/virulence factor BrkB family protein gives MSRTTRRDDLSVHHHGEEAESPQQIPARGWLAVTKRAWAEAKEDQVPLLAAGVAFKAFLAIFPALTAAFLVWGIFGDTRSIVDQINGVEAIPQAARDLVTSQVTNVANGKSAAGITAVVAIVLALWSASSGVQNLMAATNTAYDEKETRGFVKLKGTALLLTVGAIVFMLLAIAFIGVVPVAVKALGAGTVVGLVVNVLRWVLLLALVVVALGVVYRVAPDRDAPRLKWLSVGAGVATVLWLLVSIGFSVYVSVAGSTSYAKNYGSMAGVVVLLMWLWLTSYAILLGAEVNAESEKQTNRDTTVGPSEPMGQREAVAADRKPHER, from the coding sequence GTGAGCAGAACGACTCGCCGAGACGACCTGTCCGTCCACCACCACGGTGAGGAGGCCGAGTCCCCCCAGCAGATCCCCGCCCGCGGCTGGCTGGCCGTCACCAAGCGCGCCTGGGCCGAGGCGAAGGAGGACCAGGTCCCCCTGCTGGCCGCCGGCGTCGCCTTCAAGGCGTTCCTGGCCATCTTCCCGGCGCTGACCGCCGCGTTCCTCGTCTGGGGGATCTTCGGGGACACCCGGAGCATCGTCGACCAGATCAACGGCGTCGAGGCGATCCCGCAGGCGGCGCGGGACCTGGTGACCAGCCAGGTGACGAACGTCGCGAACGGCAAGTCCGCGGCCGGCATCACGGCCGTCGTCGCGATCGTCCTGGCCCTGTGGAGCGCCTCCAGCGGCGTGCAGAACCTCATGGCCGCCACCAACACCGCCTACGACGAGAAGGAGACCCGCGGGTTCGTCAAGCTCAAGGGCACCGCCCTGCTGCTGACGGTCGGCGCGATCGTCTTCATGCTGCTGGCCATCGCCTTCATCGGGGTCGTCCCGGTGGCGGTCAAGGCGCTGGGGGCGGGCACCGTCGTGGGGCTCGTCGTCAACGTGCTGCGCTGGGTGCTGCTGCTGGCCCTCGTCGTCGTCGCCCTGGGCGTGGTGTACCGGGTCGCGCCCGACCGCGACGCGCCGCGGCTGAAGTGGCTGTCGGTGGGCGCCGGGGTCGCGACCGTCCTGTGGCTCCTGGTCTCGATCGGCTTCTCGGTGTACGTCTCGGTCGCCGGGAGCACGTCGTACGCCAAGAACTACGGCTCGATGGCCGGGGTCGTCGTCCTGCTCATGTGGCTGTGGCTGACCAGCTACGCCATCCTGCTGGGGGCCGAGGTGAACGCGGAGTCGGAGAAGCAGACGAACCGCGACACGACCGTGGGTCCCTCGGAGCCGATGGGGCAGCGCGAAGCTGTGGCCGCCGACCGGAAGCCGCACGAGAGGTGA
- a CDS encoding PfkB family carbohydrate kinase: MLTQPPLFDVHVRGTVFLDIVLTGLDSEPRLGTEVWTSGMGSCPGGIANMAVAASRLGLSTSLSAAFSTDAYGQFCWQTLGEQEGVDLSTSYRVDDWHSPVTVSLAYGGDRAMVTHEHPAPVDEPEAVPAARSVLVHLAAVPQPWVLRAREQGSLVFADVGWDSSTQWNPDVLAGLEHCHAFLPNHVEAMRYTRTDSAVAAVGALAERVQVAVVTCGPDGAVGVDGGTGERAEVPGLRLEALDATGAGDVFGAGFLTATLEGWALAERLSFANLCAGLSVQQFGGSLSAPGWGDIADWWSHLRRGPRTSATSQLVRQYGFLDDVLKRHPSTRGALRRASATLAVRNDLPTGGSASF, encoded by the coding sequence GTGCTGACGCAGCCGCCCCTGTTCGACGTCCACGTCCGAGGCACGGTGTTCCTCGACATCGTCCTCACCGGCCTCGACTCCGAACCCCGCCTCGGCACCGAGGTGTGGACGTCGGGGATGGGCTCGTGCCCCGGCGGCATCGCGAACATGGCGGTCGCGGCGTCCCGGCTGGGGCTGTCGACGTCGCTGTCGGCGGCGTTCAGCACCGACGCCTACGGGCAGTTCTGCTGGCAGACGCTGGGGGAGCAGGAGGGCGTCGACCTGTCCACGTCCTACCGCGTCGACGACTGGCACTCGCCCGTGACGGTCTCGCTGGCCTACGGCGGGGACCGGGCGATGGTCACCCACGAGCACCCGGCCCCGGTGGACGAGCCGGAGGCGGTTCCCGCCGCCCGCAGCGTCCTGGTCCACCTCGCCGCCGTGCCGCAGCCGTGGGTGTTGCGGGCCCGCGAGCAGGGGTCGCTGGTGTTCGCCGACGTCGGCTGGGACTCCTCCACGCAGTGGAACCCCGACGTGCTGGCCGGTCTGGAGCACTGCCACGCGTTCCTGCCCAACCACGTCGAGGCCATGCGCTACACCCGCACCGACTCGGCCGTCGCGGCCGTGGGGGCCCTGGCCGAGCGCGTGCAGGTGGCGGTGGTGACGTGCGGGCCCGACGGGGCCGTCGGCGTGGACGGCGGGACCGGTGAGCGCGCCGAGGTGCCCGGGCTGCGCCTGGAGGCGCTGGACGCCACGGGCGCCGGGGACGTGTTCGGGGCGGGTTTCCTCACCGCGACCCTGGAGGGGTGGGCCCTGGCCGAGCGGCTCTCGTTCGCCAACCTGTGCGCGGGGCTGTCGGTGCAGCAGTTCGGCGGGTCGCTGTCGGCGCCGGGCTGGGGGGACATCGCCGACTGGTGGTCGCACCTGCGCCGGGGACCGCGCACGTCGGCGACGTCGCAGCTGGTGCGCCAGTACGGGTTCCTCGACGACGTCCTCAAGCGGCACCCCAGCACCCGGGGCGCGCTGCGGCGCGCCAGCGCCACCCTGGCCGTGCGCAACGACCTGCCCACCGGTGGCAGCGCGTCCTTCTGA